A stretch of Dysidea avara chromosome 5, odDysAvar1.4, whole genome shotgun sequence DNA encodes these proteins:
- the LOC136256767 gene encoding hemicentin-1-like isoform X1, with the protein MKMCGLDFLLIAIAFSQMDAVSSTFIQQVMDQTQNEGNVALFACQATSEPFPTISWYFNDVPVDMTNTVKYNVLSVYSGQSILRISNVQSSDVGTYTCNATNVVSSEISSGVLTVNVSPNITKPEEGEEFSITEGSDRSITCTATGYPPPTVVWLNSDGSSLSDSILVSGSEVMSSTCVGNVTSVSVELIVTGATRADTGLYRCSASNTVGNNTDVTVTITIQSSLTFIQQVMDQTQNEGNVAAVFACQTTGEPFPTINWYFNDVPVDMTNTVKYNVLSVYPGQSLLRISNVQSSDVGTYTCNATNVVSSETSSGVLTVNVSPNITKPEEGEEFSITEGSNRSITCTATGYPPPTVVWLNGDGSSLSDSRLVSGSEVMSSTGVGNVTSVSVELIVTGATKADTGLYRCSVSNTVGNDTDVTVTITIQSNLTFIQQVMDQTQNEGNVAAVFACQATGEPFPTINWYFNDVPVDMTNTVKYNVLSVYPGQSLLRISNVQSSDVGTYTCNATNVVSSETSSGVLTVNVSPTITKPEEGEEFSITEGSDRSITCTATGYPPPTVIWLNSDGSSLNDSRLVSGSEVMSSTGVGNVTSVSVELIVTGATRADTGLYMCSASNTIGNDTDVTVNITIQSNLTFIQQVMDQTQNEGNVAAVFACQATGEPFPTISWYFNDVPVDMTNTVKYNVLSVYPGQSILRISNVQSSDVGTYTCNATNVVSSEISSGVLTVNVSPNITKPEEGEEFSITEGSDRSITCTATGYPPPTVIWLNSDGSSLNDSRLVSGSEVMSSTGVGNVTSVSVELIVTGATRADTGLYRCSASNTVGNDTDVTVTITIQSSLPVILNNPKSARVDAFEPVTFKCSAEGYGYITITWQKTGYVLPWTATINTTKSNNMITSILRITKTVGYYSGQYYCVVKTEAGVVVSHYAHLHVQVPNQELVEFPKNITVLPGRTAISNTQTSYEGEYCCVVQSEGGNSTKCAWLNVNVLPKFSKQPVSVKIRAGDVNKVAMSCEAAGGNLLYYYWEKYQSSDDSWIRPSHRAVNITSPKLIFSVIKEGDEGIYHCVVTNEDGSVISDNATITIYGVCPPSPKAPDNGEKSVVLENGNEKYVFFKCHDDYNLKGSYLIECKMGNWNYPPPVCVKSQ; encoded by the exons TTAGTTCAACCTTTATTCAACAAGTGATGGACCAGACACAAAATGAGGGAAATGTAGCTCTCTTTGCATGTCAAGCTACTAGTGAACCATTTCCTACCATCAGTTGGTATTTCAATGATGTTCCAGTAGATATGACTAATACAGTGAAGTATAATGTGTTGTCAGTATATTCTGGTCAGAGTATCTTAAGAATCAGTAATGTACAGTCATCTGATGTGGGTACCTACACATGTAATGCTACTAATGTAGTATCTAGTGAGATTAGTTCTGGAGTACTGACTGTTAATG TATCACCAAACATTACTAAACCAGAGGAAGGAGAAGAGTTTAGTATCACTGAAGGGAGTGATAGATcaatcacatgtacagctacaggTTATCCTCCACCAACAGTTGTATGGCTGAATAGTGATGGGAGTAGTCTAAGTGATAGTATACTAGTATCTGGTAGTGAAGTAATGTCATCTACTTGTGTTGGTAATGTGACTAGTGTAAGTGTAGAACTGATAGTGACAGGAGCTACTAGAGCTGATACTGGATTATACAGGTGTTCAGCTAGTAATACTGTTGGTAATAACACAGatgttacagtaactatcacTATACAAT CTAGTCTCACCTTTATTCAACAAGTGATGGACCAAACACAAAATGAAGGAAATGTAGCTGCTGTCTTTGCCTGTCAAACTACTGGTGAACCATTTCCTACCATCAATTGGTATTTCAATGATGTTCCAGTAGATATGACTAATACAGTGAAGTATAATGTGTTGTCAGTATATCCTGGTCAGAGTCTTTTAAGAATCAGTAATGTACAGTCATCTGATGTGGGTACCTACACATGTAATGCTACTAATGTAGTATCTAGTGAGACTAGTTCTGGAGTACTGACTGTTAATG TATCACCAAACATTACTAAACCAGAGGAAGGAGAAGAGTTTAGTATCACTGAAGGAAGTAATAGATCAATCACATGTACAGCCACGGGTTATCCTCCACCAACAGTTGTATGGCTGAATGGTGACGGGAGTAGTCTAAGTGATAGTAGACTAGTATCTGGTAGTGAAGTGATGTCATCTACTGGTGTTGGTAATGTGACTAGTGTAAGTGTAGAACTGATAGTGACAGGAGCTACTAAAGCTGATACTGGATTATACAGGTGTTCAGTTAGTAATACTGTTGGTAATGACACAGatgttacagtaactatcacTATACAAT CTAATCTAACCTTTATTCAACAAGTGATGGACCAAACACAAAATGAGGGAAATGTAGCTGCTGTCTTTGCCtgtcaagctactggtgaaccaTTTCCTACCATCAATTGGTATTTCAATGATGTTCCAGTAGATATGACTAATACAGTGAAGTATAATGTGTTGTCAGTATATCCTGGTCAGAGTCTTTTAAGAATCAGTAATGTACAGTCATCTGATGTGGGTACCTACACATGTAATGCTACTAATGTAGTATCTAGTGAGACTAGTTCTGGAGTACTGACTGTTAATG TATCACCAACCATTACTAAACCAGAGGAAGGAGAAGAGTTTAGTATCACTGAAGGAAGTGATAGATcaatcacatgtacagctacaggTTATCCTCCACCAACAGTTATATGGCTGAATAGTGATGGGAGTAGTCTAAATGATAGTAGACTAGTATCTGGTAGTGAAGTGATGTCATCTACTGGTGTTGGTAATGTGACTAGTGTAAGTGTAGAACTGATAGTGACAGGAGCTACTAGAGCTGATACTGGATTATACATGTGTTCAGCTAGTAATACTATTGGTAATGACACAGATGTTACAGTTAATATCACTATACAAT CTAATCTAACCTTTATTCAACAAGTGATGGACCAAACACAAAATGAGGGAAATGTAGCTGCTGTCTTTGCCtgtcaagctactggtgaaccaTTTCCTACCATCAGTTGGTATTTCAATGATGTTCCAGTAGATATGACTAATACAGTGAAGTATAATGTGTTGTCAGTATATCCTGGTCAGAGTATCTTAAGAATCAGTAATGTACAGTCATCTGATGTGGGTACCTACACATGTAATGCTACTAATGTAGTGTCTAGTGAGATTAGTTCTGGAGTACTGACTGTTAATG TATCACCAAACATTACTAAACCAGAGGAAGGAGAAGAGTTTAGTATCACTGAAGGAAGTGATAGATcaatcacatgtacagctacaggTTATCCTCCACCAACAGTTATATGGCTGAATAGTGATGGGAGTAGTCTAAATGATAGTAGACTAGTATCTGGTAGTGAAGTGATGTCATCTACTGGTGTTGGTAATGTGACTAGTGTAAGTGTAGAACTGATAGTGACAGGAGCTACTAGAGCTGATACTGGATTATACAGGTGTTCAGCTAGTAATACTGTTGGTAATGACACAGatgttacagtaactatcacTATTCAAT CATCATTACCAGTGATTTTAAATAACCCTAAGTCAGCAAGAGTTGATGCATTTGAGCCAGTGACATTTAAATGTTCAGCTGAAGGTTATGGATACATCACAATTACATGGCAAAAAACTGGTTATGTGCTACCATGGACGGCCACAATAAATACTACTAAATCGAATAACATGATCACAAGCATTTTGAGGATTACCAAAACTGTTGGGTACTACAGTGGCCAGTATTATTGTGTTGTTAAAACTGAAGCTGGAGTTGTTGTTTCACATTATGCTCATCTTCATGTACAAG TACCCAACCAAGAATTAGTTGAATTTCCAAAGAACATAACTGTATTGCCAGGAAGGACAGCTATCTCTAACACTCAGACATCATATGAAGGAGAGTATTGTTGTGTAGTTCAAAGTGAAGGTGGCAACAGCACTAAGTGTGCTTGGTTAAATGTAAATG TCCTTCCAAAGTTCTCAAAACAGCCAGTGTCAGTTAAAATCAGGGCTGGTGATGTGAATAAAGTGGCAATGAGTTGTGAAGCTGCTGGAGGAAATCTACTTTATTACTACTGGGAGAAGTATCAATCATCTGATGATAGTTGGATAAGACCTTCCCACAGAGCTGTGAATATCACATCACCTAAACTGATATTTAGTGTCATTAAAGAAGGTGATGAGGGTATCTATCATTGTGTTGTTACCAATGAGGATGGTAGTGTGATATCTGATAATGCTACGATTACTATATATG GAGTTTGCCCTCCTTCTCCAAAAGCCCCTGATAATGGAGAAAAATCAGTTGTTCTGGAAAATGGAAATGAGAAATATGTTTTCTTTAAATGTCATGATGATTATAACCTGAAAGGAAGTTATCTAATAGAATGCAAAATGGGAAATTGGAATTATCCCCCTCCAGTTTGCGTCAAGTCACAATAA
- the LOC136256767 gene encoding hemicentin-1-like isoform X2, producing the protein MKMCGLDFLLIAIAFSQMDAVSPNITKPEEGEEFSITEGSDRSITCTATGYPPPTVVWLNSDGSSLSDSILVSGSEVMSSTCVGNVTSVSVELIVTGATRADTGLYRCSASNTVGNNTDVTVTITIQSSLTFIQQVMDQTQNEGNVAAVFACQTTGEPFPTINWYFNDVPVDMTNTVKYNVLSVYPGQSLLRISNVQSSDVGTYTCNATNVVSSETSSGVLTVNVSPNITKPEEGEEFSITEGSNRSITCTATGYPPPTVVWLNGDGSSLSDSRLVSGSEVMSSTGVGNVTSVSVELIVTGATKADTGLYRCSVSNTVGNDTDVTVTITIQSNLTFIQQVMDQTQNEGNVAAVFACQATGEPFPTINWYFNDVPVDMTNTVKYNVLSVYPGQSLLRISNVQSSDVGTYTCNATNVVSSETSSGVLTVNVSPTITKPEEGEEFSITEGSDRSITCTATGYPPPTVIWLNSDGSSLNDSRLVSGSEVMSSTGVGNVTSVSVELIVTGATRADTGLYMCSASNTIGNDTDVTVNITIQSNLTFIQQVMDQTQNEGNVAAVFACQATGEPFPTISWYFNDVPVDMTNTVKYNVLSVYPGQSILRISNVQSSDVGTYTCNATNVVSSEISSGVLTVNVSPNITKPEEGEEFSITEGSDRSITCTATGYPPPTVIWLNSDGSSLNDSRLVSGSEVMSSTGVGNVTSVSVELIVTGATRADTGLYRCSASNTVGNDTDVTVTITIQSSLPVILNNPKSARVDAFEPVTFKCSAEGYGYITITWQKTGYVLPWTATINTTKSNNMITSILRITKTVGYYSGQYYCVVKTEAGVVVSHYAHLHVQVPNQELVEFPKNITVLPGRTAISNTQTSYEGEYCCVVQSEGGNSTKCAWLNVNVLPKFSKQPVSVKIRAGDVNKVAMSCEAAGGNLLYYYWEKYQSSDDSWIRPSHRAVNITSPKLIFSVIKEGDEGIYHCVVTNEDGSVISDNATITIYGVCPPSPKAPDNGEKSVVLENGNEKYVFFKCHDDYNLKGSYLIECKMGNWNYPPPVCVKSQ; encoded by the exons TATCACCAAACATTACTAAACCAGAGGAAGGAGAAGAGTTTAGTATCACTGAAGGGAGTGATAGATcaatcacatgtacagctacaggTTATCCTCCACCAACAGTTGTATGGCTGAATAGTGATGGGAGTAGTCTAAGTGATAGTATACTAGTATCTGGTAGTGAAGTAATGTCATCTACTTGTGTTGGTAATGTGACTAGTGTAAGTGTAGAACTGATAGTGACAGGAGCTACTAGAGCTGATACTGGATTATACAGGTGTTCAGCTAGTAATACTGTTGGTAATAACACAGatgttacagtaactatcacTATACAAT CTAGTCTCACCTTTATTCAACAAGTGATGGACCAAACACAAAATGAAGGAAATGTAGCTGCTGTCTTTGCCTGTCAAACTACTGGTGAACCATTTCCTACCATCAATTGGTATTTCAATGATGTTCCAGTAGATATGACTAATACAGTGAAGTATAATGTGTTGTCAGTATATCCTGGTCAGAGTCTTTTAAGAATCAGTAATGTACAGTCATCTGATGTGGGTACCTACACATGTAATGCTACTAATGTAGTATCTAGTGAGACTAGTTCTGGAGTACTGACTGTTAATG TATCACCAAACATTACTAAACCAGAGGAAGGAGAAGAGTTTAGTATCACTGAAGGAAGTAATAGATCAATCACATGTACAGCCACGGGTTATCCTCCACCAACAGTTGTATGGCTGAATGGTGACGGGAGTAGTCTAAGTGATAGTAGACTAGTATCTGGTAGTGAAGTGATGTCATCTACTGGTGTTGGTAATGTGACTAGTGTAAGTGTAGAACTGATAGTGACAGGAGCTACTAAAGCTGATACTGGATTATACAGGTGTTCAGTTAGTAATACTGTTGGTAATGACACAGatgttacagtaactatcacTATACAAT CTAATCTAACCTTTATTCAACAAGTGATGGACCAAACACAAAATGAGGGAAATGTAGCTGCTGTCTTTGCCtgtcaagctactggtgaaccaTTTCCTACCATCAATTGGTATTTCAATGATGTTCCAGTAGATATGACTAATACAGTGAAGTATAATGTGTTGTCAGTATATCCTGGTCAGAGTCTTTTAAGAATCAGTAATGTACAGTCATCTGATGTGGGTACCTACACATGTAATGCTACTAATGTAGTATCTAGTGAGACTAGTTCTGGAGTACTGACTGTTAATG TATCACCAACCATTACTAAACCAGAGGAAGGAGAAGAGTTTAGTATCACTGAAGGAAGTGATAGATcaatcacatgtacagctacaggTTATCCTCCACCAACAGTTATATGGCTGAATAGTGATGGGAGTAGTCTAAATGATAGTAGACTAGTATCTGGTAGTGAAGTGATGTCATCTACTGGTGTTGGTAATGTGACTAGTGTAAGTGTAGAACTGATAGTGACAGGAGCTACTAGAGCTGATACTGGATTATACATGTGTTCAGCTAGTAATACTATTGGTAATGACACAGATGTTACAGTTAATATCACTATACAAT CTAATCTAACCTTTATTCAACAAGTGATGGACCAAACACAAAATGAGGGAAATGTAGCTGCTGTCTTTGCCtgtcaagctactggtgaaccaTTTCCTACCATCAGTTGGTATTTCAATGATGTTCCAGTAGATATGACTAATACAGTGAAGTATAATGTGTTGTCAGTATATCCTGGTCAGAGTATCTTAAGAATCAGTAATGTACAGTCATCTGATGTGGGTACCTACACATGTAATGCTACTAATGTAGTGTCTAGTGAGATTAGTTCTGGAGTACTGACTGTTAATG TATCACCAAACATTACTAAACCAGAGGAAGGAGAAGAGTTTAGTATCACTGAAGGAAGTGATAGATcaatcacatgtacagctacaggTTATCCTCCACCAACAGTTATATGGCTGAATAGTGATGGGAGTAGTCTAAATGATAGTAGACTAGTATCTGGTAGTGAAGTGATGTCATCTACTGGTGTTGGTAATGTGACTAGTGTAAGTGTAGAACTGATAGTGACAGGAGCTACTAGAGCTGATACTGGATTATACAGGTGTTCAGCTAGTAATACTGTTGGTAATGACACAGatgttacagtaactatcacTATTCAAT CATCATTACCAGTGATTTTAAATAACCCTAAGTCAGCAAGAGTTGATGCATTTGAGCCAGTGACATTTAAATGTTCAGCTGAAGGTTATGGATACATCACAATTACATGGCAAAAAACTGGTTATGTGCTACCATGGACGGCCACAATAAATACTACTAAATCGAATAACATGATCACAAGCATTTTGAGGATTACCAAAACTGTTGGGTACTACAGTGGCCAGTATTATTGTGTTGTTAAAACTGAAGCTGGAGTTGTTGTTTCACATTATGCTCATCTTCATGTACAAG TACCCAACCAAGAATTAGTTGAATTTCCAAAGAACATAACTGTATTGCCAGGAAGGACAGCTATCTCTAACACTCAGACATCATATGAAGGAGAGTATTGTTGTGTAGTTCAAAGTGAAGGTGGCAACAGCACTAAGTGTGCTTGGTTAAATGTAAATG TCCTTCCAAAGTTCTCAAAACAGCCAGTGTCAGTTAAAATCAGGGCTGGTGATGTGAATAAAGTGGCAATGAGTTGTGAAGCTGCTGGAGGAAATCTACTTTATTACTACTGGGAGAAGTATCAATCATCTGATGATAGTTGGATAAGACCTTCCCACAGAGCTGTGAATATCACATCACCTAAACTGATATTTAGTGTCATTAAAGAAGGTGATGAGGGTATCTATCATTGTGTTGTTACCAATGAGGATGGTAGTGTGATATCTGATAATGCTACGATTACTATATATG GAGTTTGCCCTCCTTCTCCAAAAGCCCCTGATAATGGAGAAAAATCAGTTGTTCTGGAAAATGGAAATGAGAAATATGTTTTCTTTAAATGTCATGATGATTATAACCTGAAAGGAAGTTATCTAATAGAATGCAAAATGGGAAATTGGAATTATCCCCCTCCAGTTTGCGTCAAGTCACAATAA
- the LOC136255120 gene encoding uncharacterized protein — MSFSVDSFVKSPSLLSLNPLKKVELLSLAQHYKLEATQAMRKGEIRTLIIEYLVEEEIVSEDEIPSSTDTIELKRLELQDKEKEREAQLKMKEMELREQELALQLKLKELEIAAASTAPPVPCTSRQAEFDVTKQVRFVPPFQETEVDKYFLHFEKVASSLSWPKQVWTLLLQSSLLGKACEAYSALSIEQSSDYDTVKRSILKAYELVPEAYRQRFRATQKTDTQTFVEFARAKETLFDRWCTSKGVDGDFNQLRQLLMMEEFKNCLPSDIWTYLDGQKVDNLHEAAVYAEDYSLTHTTSFGKPHPCDGNSADITLEFAKGGQPGALITSSFMGGGPSGNYSSNHLPAGPTCFYCRKKGHIMSECQALPRKNERSEKPDLIVSPSFQTDHKKTSMLPDEYTPFISCGSVSLVGSQVESPITILRDTGATQSLILEGALPFSSHSDTGMTVLLQEAELGTFRVPLHKVHLKCGLVTGAVVVGVRPTLPVKAVSIILGNDLAGGQVACISNVPQNSVSPTVAAEQVSTKVYRVSNSNSQQDLSREQIGRVRCLPGKKMVDNQIFVGRLPKHICSRDLEDIFFPYGKLTREVKLGVGLAYGFVEFENRRDAEDAIQYVWRMTERSWVLG; from the coding sequence ATGTCGTTCTCAGTAGACTCTTTTGTAAAATCGCCCAGTCTATTGTCCTTAAATCCTTTAAAGAAGGTGGAGCTGCTCTCCCTTGCTCAACACTACAAGTTGGAAGCCACTCAAGCTATGAGAAAGGGTGAAATTCGAACATTGATCATAGAGTATTTAGTTGAGGAAGAGATCGTGTCTGAAGATGAAATACCATCATCCACTGATACTATCGAACTGAAGAGGCTAGAACTGCAAGACAAGGAGAAGGAGCGTGAAGCCCAGTTGAAGATGAAAGAGATGGAATTACGAGAGCAGGAGCTTGCTCTGCAGTTGAAACTTAAGGAACTCGAAATTGCAGCAGCTTCTACAGCTCCACCTGTACCTTGTACCAGTCGACAGGCTGAATTTGATGTGACTAAGCAAGTACGGTTTGTTCCACCCTTCCAGGAGACAGAGGTGGATAAGTATTTCTTGCATTTTGAGAAAGTTGCGTCAAGTCTGTCATGGCCTAAACAAGTTTGGACACTGCTCCTTCAGAGCTCTCTGTTAGGTAAAGCCTGTGAAGCCTATTCAGCCCTATCGATAGAACAGAGTTCTGACTATGACACAGTGAAACGCTCTATTCTCAAGGCCTATGAGCTTGTTCCTGAGGCCTACCGACAGAGGTTCCGAGCCACCCAGAAGACAGATACTCAGACTTTTGTGGAGTTTGCACGGGCAAAGGAAACTTTGTTTGACCGCTGGTGTACCTCTAAAGGAGTTGATGGAGACTTTAACCAGCTCAGACAACTGTTGATGATGGAGGAGTTCAAAAACTGCCTTCCTAGTGATATTTGGACCTATCTGGATGGACAGAAGGTAGACAATTTACATGAAGCAGCAGTTTATGCTGAGGACTACTCCTTGACACATACCACTTCCTTTGGAAAGCCCCATCCCTGTGAtggtaactcagcagatataaCACTTGAATTTGCTAAAGGTGGTCAGCCGGGTGCTCTTATCACCAGTAGCTTTATGGGTGGAGGGCCATCAGGGAACTACAGTAGCAACCACCTACCTGCTGGACCAACATGCTTTTATTGCAGGAAGAAGGGTCACATAATGTCAGAGTGTCAAGCCTTACCAAGAAAGAATGAGAGGTCTGAAAAGCCTGATCTCATTGTTTCCCCAAGTTTTCAGACAGACCATAAGAAGACAAGTATGTTGCCAGATGAATACACTCCATTTATTTCATGTGGTAGTGTCTCCCTTGTTGGCTCACAAGTGGAATCTCCTATCACCATTCTCAGAGATACTGGTGCGACGCAGTCTCTGATATTGGAGGGTGCCCTTCCCTTCAGTTCCCATTCGGACACGGGAATGACTGTGTTACTACAAGAAGCAGAGTTAGGAACTTTTCGTGTACCACTTCATAAGGTTCACTTGAAGTGTGGTCTAGTGACTGGAGCTGTAGTTGTCGGAGTGAGACCTACCTTACCAGTCAAGGCTGTGAGTATCATACTTGGTAATGACTTAGCTGGAGGACAAGTGGCATGTATTTCCAATGTGCCACAAAACTCAGTGTCGCCAACTGTTGCAGCAGAGCAAGTCTCAACGAAGGTGTATAGGGTCAGTAACAGTAATTCACAGCAGGATCTCAGTAGAGAGCAGATCGGGCGCGTTAGATGTTTGCCAGGAAAGAAAATGGTGGACAACCAAATTTTCGTAGGGCGGTTACCCAAACACATTTGCAGTAGGGACTTGGAAGACATTTTCTTTCCCTATGGAAAACTGACACGTGAAGTGAAACTAGGAGTAGGACTAGCTTATGGTTTTGTTGAGTTTGAAAACAGAAGAGATGCTGAGGATGCAATACAATACGTCTGGAGAATGACAGAGAGATCATGGGTACTAGGATAG